From the Peromyscus leucopus breed LL Stock chromosome 8b, UCI_PerLeu_2.1, whole genome shotgun sequence genome, one window contains:
- the Becn1 gene encoding beclin-1 isoform X2 — protein sequence MEGSKASSSTMQVSFVCQRCSQPLKLDTSFKILDRVTIQELTAPLLTTAQAKPGETQEEEAHSGEEPFIETRQDGVSRRFIPPARMMSTESVNSFTLIGEASDGGTMENLSRRLKVTGDLFDIMSGQTDVDHPLCEECTDTLLDQLDTQLNVTENECQNYKRCLEILEQMNEDDSEQLQRELKELALEEERLIQELEDVEKNRKVVAENLEKVQAEAERLDQEEAQYQREYSEFKRQQLELDDELKSVENQMRYAQMQLDKLKKTNVFNATFHIWHSGQFGTINNFRLGRLPSVPVEWNEINAAWGQTVLLLHALANKMGLKFQRYRLVPYGNHSYLESLTDKSKELPLYCSGGLRFFWDNKFDHAMVAFLDCVQQFKEEVEKGETRFCLPYRMDVEKGKIEDTGGSGGSYSIKTQFNSEEQWTKALKFMLTNLKWGLAWVSSQFYNK from the exons ATGGAGGGGTCTAAGGCGTCCAGCAGCACCATGCAGGTGAGCTTCGTGTGCCAGCGCTGCAGCCAGCCTCTGAAACTGGACACGAGCTTCAAGATCCTGGACCGAGTCACCATCCAGGAACTTACAG CTCCATTACTTACCACAGCCCAGGCGAAGCCAGGAGAGACCCAGGAGGAAGAGGCTCACTCAGGAGAG gagCCATTTATTGAAACTCGCCAGGATGGTGTCTCTCGAAGATTCATCCCCCCAGCCAG GATGATGTCTACAGAAAGCGTGAATAGCTTCACTCTGATCGGGGAGGCATCTGACGGTGGCACCATGGAGAATCTCAGCCGGAGACTCAAG GTCACTGGAGACCTTTTTGACATCATGTCGGGTCAGACAGATGTGGATCACCCACTGTGTGAGGAATGCACAGATACTCTCTTAGACCAGCTGGACACTCAGCTCAATGTCACTGAAAATGAATGTCAGAACTACAA ACGCTGTTTGGAGATCCTCGAGCAGATGAACGAGGATGACAGTGAACAGCTACAAAGGGAGCTGAAAGAGCTGGCCTTAGAGGAGGAGAGGCTGATCCAGGAGCTAGAAGATGTGGAAAAAAACCGCAAGGTAGTGGCAGAAAACCTGGAGAAGGTccaggctgaggcggagagactgGATCAGGAGGAAGCTCA GTACCAGCGGGAATACAGTGAATTTAAAAGACAGCAGCTGGAGCTGGATGATGAGCTGAAGAGTGTAGAAAACCAGATGCGGTATGCCCAGATGCAGCTGGACAAACTGAAGAAAACCAACGTCTTTAATGCAACCTTCCATATCTG GCACAGTGGACAATTTGGCACAATCAATAACTTCAGACTAGGTCGCTTACCCAGCGTTCCTGTGGAGTGGAATGAAATCAATGCTGCCTGGGGCCAGACAGTGTTGCTGCTCCATGCGCTAGCCAATAAGATGGGTCTGAAGTTTCAGAG GTACCGACTTGTTCCCTATGGAAATCATTCATATCTGGAGTCTCTGACAGACAAGTCTAAG GAGTTGCCGTTATACTGTTCTGGGGGATTGCGGTTTTTCTGGGACAACAAGTTTGACCATGCAATGGTAGCTTTTCTCGACTGTGTGCAGCAGTTCAAAGAAGAGGTGGAGAAGGGCGAGACACGATTTTGTCTTCCATACAG GATGGATGTGGAGAAAGGCAAGATTGAAGATACTGGAGGCAGTGGTGGCTCTTATTCCATCAAAACACAGTTTAACTCTGAGGAGCAATGGACAAAAGCACTCAAGTTCATGCTGACGAATCTGAAGTGGGGTCTTGCTTGGGTGTCCTCACAGTTCTATAACAAGTGA
- the Cntd1 gene encoding cyclin N-terminal domain-containing protein 1 isoform X2, whose product MEGPLRPRLANSSDFQFGAVATETIENALLHLAQQNEQAVKEAAGRMGSFRETRIVEFVFLLSEQWCLEKSVSYQAVEILERFMVKQAENICRQATVQLRNPKTELQKWRALKEQLFNKFTLRLVSCVQLASKLSFHYKIISNITVLNFLQALGYICTKEELLESELDVLKSLNFQINLPTPLAFVEMLLEVLGYNGCLVPATQLHATCLTLLDLVYLLHEPIYGSLLRASIENSTPSQLQGEKFISVKEDFMLLAVGIIAASAFIQNHECWSQVVGHLQSITGIASESIAEFSYAILTHSVGTNTPGQQQPAPHKAARALQTAESSNT is encoded by the exons ATGGAAGGACCCTTGCGGCCAAGACTAGCCAACTCCAGTGACTTCCAGTTTGGAGCAGTTGCCACAGAGACCATCGAAAACGCTCTGCTTCACTTGGCCCAGCAGAATGAGCAAGCGGTGAAGGAGGCCGCGGGACGGATGGGCAGCTTCAGGGAGACCCGCATCGTGG AGTTTGTTTTTCTCCTGTCTGAACAATGGTGTCTGGAGAAATCTGTGAGCTACCAGGCTGTAGAAATCCTAGAAAG GTTTATGGTGAAGCAGGCAGAGAACATCTGTCGGCAAGCCACAGTCCAGCtgagaaatcctaagacagaacTGCAGAAGTGGAGGgctctgaaagagcagctttTTAACAAGTTTACCCTCCGGTTGGTGTCCTGTGTCCAGCTGGCCAGCAAACTGTCTTTCCACTACAAA ATAATCAGCAACATTACAGTCCTGAATTTCCTCCAGGCTCTTGGTTATATATGCACCAAAGAAGAACTGCTAGAATCAGAACTTGATGTTTTGAAGTCCCTGAACTTCCAAATAAATCTGCCCACTCCTCTGGCATTTGTGGAGATGCTTCTTGAAGTTCTAG GGTACAATGGCTGTTTGGTCCCAGCCACACAACTACATGCAACTTGTCTGACCCTCCTTGACCTGGTCTATCTTCTGCATGAGCCCATATATGGGAGCCTGCTGAGGGCTTCAATTGAGAATTCTACACCCAGTCAGCTGCAAGG GGAAAAGTTTATCTCTGTGAAGGAAGACTTCATGCTGTTGGCAGTTGGAATCATTGCAGCAAGCGCTTTCATCCAAAACCATGAATGTTGGAGCCAG GTTGTAGGACACTTGCAGAGCATCACTGGCATTGCCTCGGAAAGCATTGCTGAGTTCTCTTACGCAATCCTGACTCACAGCGTGGGAACGAACACTCCTGGGCAACAGCAGCCTGCTCCCCACAAGGCCGCCAGAGCCCTGCAGACTGCCGAGTCCTCTAACACATGA
- the LOC114682814 gene encoding cytochrome c oxidase assembly factor 3 homolog, mitochondrial: protein MAASGAGDPLNAKDGNAPFAQRIDPSRDKLTPAQLQFMRQVQLSQWQKTLPQRRTRNIVTGLGIGAVVLAIYGYTFYSVAQERFLDELEDEAKAARARALERERAAGP from the exons ATGGCGGCCTCCGGAGCTGGCGACCCTCTGAATGCTAAGGATGGAAATGCCCCGTTCGCTCAGCGCATCGACCCATCGCGGGACAAATTGACCCCCGCGCAACTGCAGTTTATGCGGCAGGTGCAGCTTTCCCAGTGGCAGAAAACACTGCCACAGCGGCGGACCCGGAACATCGTGACCGGCCTGGGCATCGGGGCCGTGGTATTAGCTATTT ATGGTTACACCTTCTATTCAGTGGCTCAGGAACGTTTCCTTGATGAGCTGGAAGATGAAGCCAAAGCAGCCCGAGCCCGAGCTCTTGAGAGGGAAAGAGCGGCAGGACCCTAA
- the Cntd1 gene encoding cyclin N-terminal domain-containing protein 1 isoform X1, translating to MVKQAENICRQATVQLRNPKTELQKWRALKEQLFNKFTLRLVSCVQLASKLSFHYKIISNITVLNFLQALGYICTKEELLESELDVLKSLNFQINLPTPLAFVEMLLEVLGYNGCLVPATQLHATCLTLLDLVYLLHEPIYGSLLRASIENSTPSQLQGEKFISVKEDFMLLAVGIIAASAFIQNHECWSQVVGHLQSITGIASESIAEFSYAILTHSVGTNTPGQQQPAPHKAARALQTAESSNT from the exons ATGGTGAAGCAGGCAGAGAACATCTGTCGGCAAGCCACAGTCCAGCtgagaaatcctaagacagaacTGCAGAAGTGGAGGgctctgaaagagcagctttTTAACAAGTTTACCCTCCGGTTGGTGTCCTGTGTCCAGCTGGCCAGCAAACTGTCTTTCCACTACAAA ATAATCAGCAACATTACAGTCCTGAATTTCCTCCAGGCTCTTGGTTATATATGCACCAAAGAAGAACTGCTAGAATCAGAACTTGATGTTTTGAAGTCCCTGAACTTCCAAATAAATCTGCCCACTCCTCTGGCATTTGTGGAGATGCTTCTTGAAGTTCTAG GGTACAATGGCTGTTTGGTCCCAGCCACACAACTACATGCAACTTGTCTGACCCTCCTTGACCTGGTCTATCTTCTGCATGAGCCCATATATGGGAGCCTGCTGAGGGCTTCAATTGAGAATTCTACACCCAGTCAGCTGCAAGG GGAAAAGTTTATCTCTGTGAAGGAAGACTTCATGCTGTTGGCAGTTGGAATCATTGCAGCAAGCGCTTTCATCCAAAACCATGAATGTTGGAGCCAG GTTGTAGGACACTTGCAGAGCATCACTGGCATTGCCTCGGAAAGCATTGCTGAGTTCTCTTACGCAATCCTGACTCACAGCGTGGGAACGAACACTCCTGGGCAACAGCAGCCTGCTCCCCACAAGGCCGCCAGAGCCCTGCAGACTGCCGAGTCCTCTAACACATGA
- the Becn1 gene encoding beclin-1 isoform X1, whose protein sequence is MAPSPARESRCLSPALPRKQVLLASTDPRGKGMEGSKASSSTMQVSFVCQRCSQPLKLDTSFKILDRVTIQELTAPLLTTAQAKPGETQEEEAHSGEEPFIETRQDGVSRRFIPPARMMSTESVNSFTLIGEASDGGTMENLSRRLKVTGDLFDIMSGQTDVDHPLCEECTDTLLDQLDTQLNVTENECQNYKRCLEILEQMNEDDSEQLQRELKELALEEERLIQELEDVEKNRKVVAENLEKVQAEAERLDQEEAQYQREYSEFKRQQLELDDELKSVENQMRYAQMQLDKLKKTNVFNATFHIWHSGQFGTINNFRLGRLPSVPVEWNEINAAWGQTVLLLHALANKMGLKFQRYRLVPYGNHSYLESLTDKSKELPLYCSGGLRFFWDNKFDHAMVAFLDCVQQFKEEVEKGETRFCLPYRMDVEKGKIEDTGGSGGSYSIKTQFNSEEQWTKALKFMLTNLKWGLAWVSSQFYNK, encoded by the exons ATGGCCCCTTCCCCCGCCCGGGAGTCCCGCTGCCTTAGCCCGGCTCTGCCCCGGAAGCAGGTCCTCTTGGCGTCAACCGATCCCAGAGGGAAAG GCATGGAGGGGTCTAAGGCGTCCAGCAGCACCATGCAGGTGAGCTTCGTGTGCCAGCGCTGCAGCCAGCCTCTGAAACTGGACACGAGCTTCAAGATCCTGGACCGAGTCACCATCCAGGAACTTACAG CTCCATTACTTACCACAGCCCAGGCGAAGCCAGGAGAGACCCAGGAGGAAGAGGCTCACTCAGGAGAG gagCCATTTATTGAAACTCGCCAGGATGGTGTCTCTCGAAGATTCATCCCCCCAGCCAG GATGATGTCTACAGAAAGCGTGAATAGCTTCACTCTGATCGGGGAGGCATCTGACGGTGGCACCATGGAGAATCTCAGCCGGAGACTCAAG GTCACTGGAGACCTTTTTGACATCATGTCGGGTCAGACAGATGTGGATCACCCACTGTGTGAGGAATGCACAGATACTCTCTTAGACCAGCTGGACACTCAGCTCAATGTCACTGAAAATGAATGTCAGAACTACAA ACGCTGTTTGGAGATCCTCGAGCAGATGAACGAGGATGACAGTGAACAGCTACAAAGGGAGCTGAAAGAGCTGGCCTTAGAGGAGGAGAGGCTGATCCAGGAGCTAGAAGATGTGGAAAAAAACCGCAAGGTAGTGGCAGAAAACCTGGAGAAGGTccaggctgaggcggagagactgGATCAGGAGGAAGCTCA GTACCAGCGGGAATACAGTGAATTTAAAAGACAGCAGCTGGAGCTGGATGATGAGCTGAAGAGTGTAGAAAACCAGATGCGGTATGCCCAGATGCAGCTGGACAAACTGAAGAAAACCAACGTCTTTAATGCAACCTTCCATATCTG GCACAGTGGACAATTTGGCACAATCAATAACTTCAGACTAGGTCGCTTACCCAGCGTTCCTGTGGAGTGGAATGAAATCAATGCTGCCTGGGGCCAGACAGTGTTGCTGCTCCATGCGCTAGCCAATAAGATGGGTCTGAAGTTTCAGAG GTACCGACTTGTTCCCTATGGAAATCATTCATATCTGGAGTCTCTGACAGACAAGTCTAAG GAGTTGCCGTTATACTGTTCTGGGGGATTGCGGTTTTTCTGGGACAACAAGTTTGACCATGCAATGGTAGCTTTTCTCGACTGTGTGCAGCAGTTCAAAGAAGAGGTGGAGAAGGGCGAGACACGATTTTGTCTTCCATACAG GATGGATGTGGAGAAAGGCAAGATTGAAGATACTGGAGGCAGTGGTGGCTCTTATTCCATCAAAACACAGTTTAACTCTGAGGAGCAATGGACAAAAGCACTCAAGTTCATGCTGACGAATCTGAAGTGGGGTCTTGCTTGGGTGTCCTCACAGTTCTATAACAAGTGA
- the Becn1 gene encoding beclin-1 isoform X3 — translation MAPSPARESRCLSPALPRKQVLLASTDPRGKGMEGSKASSSTMQVSFVCQRCSQPLKLDTSFKILDRVTIQELTAPLLTTAQAKPGETQEEEAHSGEEPFIETRQDGVSRRFIPPARMMSTESVNSFTLIGEASDGGTMENLSRRLKVTGDLFDIMSGQTDVDHPLCEECTDTLLDQLDTQLNVTENECQNYKYQREYSEFKRQQLELDDELKSVENQMRYAQMQLDKLKKTNVFNATFHIWHSGQFGTINNFRLGRLPSVPVEWNEINAAWGQTVLLLHALANKMGLKFQRYRLVPYGNHSYLESLTDKSKELPLYCSGGLRFFWDNKFDHAMVAFLDCVQQFKEEVEKGETRFCLPYRMDVEKGKIEDTGGSGGSYSIKTQFNSEEQWTKALKFMLTNLKWGLAWVSSQFYNK, via the exons ATGGCCCCTTCCCCCGCCCGGGAGTCCCGCTGCCTTAGCCCGGCTCTGCCCCGGAAGCAGGTCCTCTTGGCGTCAACCGATCCCAGAGGGAAAG GCATGGAGGGGTCTAAGGCGTCCAGCAGCACCATGCAGGTGAGCTTCGTGTGCCAGCGCTGCAGCCAGCCTCTGAAACTGGACACGAGCTTCAAGATCCTGGACCGAGTCACCATCCAGGAACTTACAG CTCCATTACTTACCACAGCCCAGGCGAAGCCAGGAGAGACCCAGGAGGAAGAGGCTCACTCAGGAGAG gagCCATTTATTGAAACTCGCCAGGATGGTGTCTCTCGAAGATTCATCCCCCCAGCCAG GATGATGTCTACAGAAAGCGTGAATAGCTTCACTCTGATCGGGGAGGCATCTGACGGTGGCACCATGGAGAATCTCAGCCGGAGACTCAAG GTCACTGGAGACCTTTTTGACATCATGTCGGGTCAGACAGATGTGGATCACCCACTGTGTGAGGAATGCACAGATACTCTCTTAGACCAGCTGGACACTCAGCTCAATGTCACTGAAAATGAATGTCAGAACTACAA GTACCAGCGGGAATACAGTGAATTTAAAAGACAGCAGCTGGAGCTGGATGATGAGCTGAAGAGTGTAGAAAACCAGATGCGGTATGCCCAGATGCAGCTGGACAAACTGAAGAAAACCAACGTCTTTAATGCAACCTTCCATATCTG GCACAGTGGACAATTTGGCACAATCAATAACTTCAGACTAGGTCGCTTACCCAGCGTTCCTGTGGAGTGGAATGAAATCAATGCTGCCTGGGGCCAGACAGTGTTGCTGCTCCATGCGCTAGCCAATAAGATGGGTCTGAAGTTTCAGAG GTACCGACTTGTTCCCTATGGAAATCATTCATATCTGGAGTCTCTGACAGACAAGTCTAAG GAGTTGCCGTTATACTGTTCTGGGGGATTGCGGTTTTTCTGGGACAACAAGTTTGACCATGCAATGGTAGCTTTTCTCGACTGTGTGCAGCAGTTCAAAGAAGAGGTGGAGAAGGGCGAGACACGATTTTGTCTTCCATACAG GATGGATGTGGAGAAAGGCAAGATTGAAGATACTGGAGGCAGTGGTGGCTCTTATTCCATCAAAACACAGTTTAACTCTGAGGAGCAATGGACAAAAGCACTCAAGTTCATGCTGACGAATCTGAAGTGGGGTCTTGCTTGGGTGTCCTCACAGTTCTATAACAAGTGA